CCAAAGCGCCTTGGCGTCAAAGCTCTCACTGCTCAAGAACCTCGTGACCTTGTCGTGACTTATCGACCCCTCCAGCATCCCTGACAACCCTGTCGCCGTGGTGTAGCTGAACGAGCTGATGAGAAAGTGCCCTGTGAAACGGGTATAGTCACTGTAAACCTCTAGCAGTTCTCGATTCATCTTCCTATCCTAGTGTTTCTGCCCCTCGTGCGTAAGGTGAGGAACTCATCGAGCTGTTGCAGGCGCGCGGGCTCATCGACGGCATCGGCGTGCAAGCGCACGGGCTCGAGCGTGTCGATCCTGGCGTTATCGAAACCAACTTGAACGCTCTGGCGGAACTCGGCTTACCCATCTACGTCTCCGAACTCGACCTGGACACGTATGATGACGGGTTGCAGCTCGAGTTCTATCAGCGCGTATTTCCCGTCCTATGGGAGCACGAGGCGGTGGCCGGGGTGACCTTGTGGGGTTACAAGGCCGGCGAGACTTGGAAGCGCAACGCGTACCTGATCGACTGGTTTGATGAGGAGCGGCCTGCGTTGCAGTGGCTGAGACAGTACCTCCAAGCCGCCGGTGAATCTTGAAGGCGAGGTTGCTTTCGCACCCGCACGTCGGAAACACCTGCGGAATCGTCTCGCCGATATGGCGTCTGCGCTCCGGGCGAGCGCACCGCGATCGGCGGGTTCCTATCAAATGCCGACAGGCTGAGGAGCCGGCGTTTGCTGGAACTCGAGCGCTACTCCAGCAGAGCTTACGGCGCCCGATTAGAACCCGATCGGCGCTATAGCTATAGGAGGTTACCGTGAAAAGAGCCTTGATCATCCACGGCGGTTGGCCCGGGCACGAGCCCGACCTGCTTGCCGATCACGTAGCCGTCTACCTGGACGAGGAGGGTTTCCGTGCCGACAAGGCAAATGCGCTGGACGTGCTCGACGACCGCGACAGGCTCGCTGCCGCGGATCTCATCGTGATGATCTGGACGATGGGCGCGCTGAGCGAGGCGCAGGAAAGGAACCTGACCGGCGCCGTTGCAGCGGGCACCGGCATCGCCGGTTGGCACGGCGGCATGGGCGACGCCTTTCGCAACAGCCCGAACTACCAGTTCATGGTGGGCGGGCAGTTCGTGTCCCACCCGGGGAACTTCACCGCTTACGAGGTGAACATCATCAAGCCCGAGGACCCCATCGTAAAAGGTATCAGGGACTTCAGGCTGACCTCCGAGCAGTACTACATGCACATAGACCCCTCGAGCGAAGTCTTGGCCACCACCACCTTCGGCGGCGAGCACCTGCCCTGGATCGCGGGAACCGTCACCTTCCTCTGGCGCTTTGTGGCGCGGCGGAGGGCGGCGCATGTTTATCGCAGCTACGGCAAACTGTGGCAGGACCATGAGCGCAAACGACTCGCCTAGCCTCTAGCCGACGCCCCGACAACTGGCCTTGCTACCCGCCGCCTCGAGACCGAGGCGGCGGTCGCCTTTGGTCCCTGGCGGCCGATCTGGTATCTGGTATGATGTGACGCTGTCGTAAAATGTGCGTTCGTCATCCTTCATAATGCCTTAGGGCTTGGCAGTCTGGGAGGTGCCGGCTTTGGAAAGGGCACCTTATGATCAAAACAGGACGCTATTGGGGCGTGAAAGGACCGATGTGATGGGGGCGAGCAGCACAGAGCGCGTGCGAGAACTAGAGGGGCAACTGAGGGCGCTCGAGCAGGAGCCGAACCAGCGGAGCAAGCTCGATCTCAAAAACGAGCTCGCCTGGGAGCTGTGCCGCCAGGACGCGCCGCGCGCCCTGGCGCTGGCCGAGGAGGCGCAGCGGCTCGCCCAGGAACTCGGCGACGAGCGCGGCCTCGCCTACGGCCTGATCACCCAGAGCGCCTGCTACAGCCTGCTCTCGCGCTACGA
This DNA window, taken from Deinococcota bacterium, encodes the following:
- a CDS encoding endo-1,4-beta-xylanase, whose amino-acid sequence is MQARGLIDGIGVQAHGLERVDPGVIETNLNALAELGLPIYVSELDLDTYDDGLQLEFYQRVFPVLWEHEAVAGVTLWGYKAGETWKRNAYLIDWFDEERPALQWLRQYLQAAGES
- a CDS encoding ThuA domain-containing protein encodes the protein MKRALIIHGGWPGHEPDLLADHVAVYLDEEGFRADKANALDVLDDRDRLAAADLIVMIWTMGALSEAQERNLTGAVAAGTGIAGWHGGMGDAFRNSPNYQFMVGGQFVSHPGNFTAYEVNIIKPEDPIVKGIRDFRLTSEQYYMHIDPSSEVLATTTFGGEHLPWIAGTVTFLWRFVARRRAAHVYRSYGKLWQDHERKRLA